The genomic segment GGGTGCCGAGCTCGCCTTCACCTATCAGGGCGATGCGCTGAAGAAGCGCGTCGAGCCGCTCGCCGCCGAGATCGGCGGCCTCGTGCTCGGCCATTGCGACGTCACGGATGCCGCGACCATCGATGCCGCCTTCGCGGTGCTGAAGGAGAAGTGGGGCAAGATCGACTTCCTGGTGCATGCGATCGCCTATGGCGAGCAGCTCGACGGCCGCTACGTCGACACCACGCAGGAGAATTTTTCGAAATCGATGCTGATCTCCTGCTATTCGTTCACGGCGGTGGCGCAGCGCGCCGAGAAGCTGATGACGGATGGCGGTTCGCTGATCACGCTCTCCTATTACGGCGCCGAGAAGTGGATGCCGCATTACAACGTGATGGGCGTGGCCAAGGCGGCGCTGGAAGCCAGCGTGCGCTATCTCGCCGCCGATCTCGGCGAGAAGAACATCCGCGTCAACGCGATCTCGGCAGGCCCCATCAAGACGCTGGCGGCGTCCGGCATCGGCGACTTCCGCTATATCCTGAAGTGGAACGAGACCAATGCGCCGATGCGTCGCAACGTCTCCACCGAAGACGTCGGCGGCAGCGCGCTGTATTTCCTCTCCGACCTCTCGCGCGGCGTTACCGGCGAGGTGCACCACGTCGATTCCGGCTATCACGTGCTCGGCATGAAGCGGCCGGATGCACCTGATATCTCGCTTGGCGGGAAGGACTAGCCACTAGCTCAAATGCCCGGGCCTACGATCTACTATCTTCGCCACGGCGAGACCGAGTGGAATGCGCTCGGCAGGCTTCAGGGCACCAGGGACGTTCCGCTGAACGCGCGCGGCCGCAGCCAGGCCGTGCACGCCGGCGCCGTTCTGGCCGAACTGTTCAAGCGCGACGCACGCGACAAGGCCGCGCTGCCCTACGTGTCGAGCCCGCTCGGCCGTGCGCGCCAGACCATGGAGCTCGCGCGCGGCAAGCTCGAATTGCCGCCTGCCGATTACGCGCTCGACGATCGTCTGCGCGAGATCGGCTACGGCACCTGGGAGGGGCTGACGCTGGCTGAGAGCGAGGCGAAGGATCCGGACATCTATGCAAGGCGCCTCGCCGACAAATGGACCGTGGGGCCTGCGGGCGGGGAGACCTACGCCGACGTGCAGGTCCGCGTGCGCGCCTGGTACGACCAGCTCCGGACCGACACCGTCGCGGTGGCCCATGGCGGGACCTGCCGGGCTCTGATGGTGTCCCTGGGGCTCGAGACACCCGCCAGCGCCGCCGAGCTCTATATAGAGCAGGGCGCCGTCTACGTGTTCCGCGACGGGCGGCTGGAGAAGTTCAGTTAGGGCAGCCCCATCCCCACCGTCGTGCCCGGGCTTGTCCCGGGCATCCACGCACTTTACCTCCCGACCTAAGAACGTGGATGGCCGGGCCTTCGCCTCGCCGAAGCGGCTTCGGCCGCGCAGGCGGGACGGGCCCGGCCATGACGACGCTGGCGGCCATTTGACCCCTCATCGAGAGCGCGTTACCACACGCCGGGATCGAACCTGCGAGTAGCGATGTCCTTCAACACCTTCGGCCACATGTTCCGCGTCACCACCTTCGGCGAGAGCCATGGGGTGGCGATCGGCTGCGTGGTCGACGGCTGCCCGCCGATGATCCCGCTCACCGAGGCCGACATCCAGCGGGATCTCGACCGCCGGCGTCCCGGCCAGTCGCGCTTCACCACCCAGCGCCAGGAGCCGGACCAGGTGAAGATCCTCTCCGGCGTGATGGCGCATCCGGAGACCGGCGTGCAGGTGACGACGGGCACGCC from the Bradyrhizobium sp. WBAH42 genome contains:
- the fabI gene encoding enoyl-ACP reductase FabI; translation: MAQNSGLMQGKRGVILGVANNRSIAWGIAKACHAAGAELAFTYQGDALKKRVEPLAAEIGGLVLGHCDVTDAATIDAAFAVLKEKWGKIDFLVHAIAYGEQLDGRYVDTTQENFSKSMLISCYSFTAVAQRAEKLMTDGGSLITLSYYGAEKWMPHYNVMGVAKAALEASVRYLAADLGEKNIRVNAISAGPIKTLAASGIGDFRYILKWNETNAPMRRNVSTEDVGGSALYFLSDLSRGVTGEVHHVDSGYHVLGMKRPDAPDISLGGKD
- a CDS encoding histidine phosphatase family protein; protein product: MPGPTIYYLRHGETEWNALGRLQGTRDVPLNARGRSQAVHAGAVLAELFKRDARDKAALPYVSSPLGRARQTMELARGKLELPPADYALDDRLREIGYGTWEGLTLAESEAKDPDIYARRLADKWTVGPAGGETYADVQVRVRAWYDQLRTDTVAVAHGGTCRALMVSLGLETPASAAELYIEQGAVYVFRDGRLEKFS